GCCGTCCCGACGACTTCGGCTATCGGGCCGACGAGGAAGTGCGCGAGGTCGATGAGGTGCGAGCCCAGGTCGGCGAGCGGCCCGGCCCCTCCGGTCTCCCTCCTGAGCCGCCAGGTCAGCGGGGCTTCGGGGTCGAGCAGCCAGTCCTGCAGGTAGACGGCGCGCCAGTGTCGGATCTCCCCGAGCCGCCCCTCGTCTATGAGGCTCTTCGCGAGTTGCACCGCCGGAACCCGCCGGTAGTTGTGGCAGACCATGTTCACGGTGCCGGCCCTGCGGGCGGCCTCCGCCATCCTGCGCGCCTCCTCCAGCGTGTTGGCGAGCGGCTTCTCGCACAGGACGTGCTTCCCGGCCTCGAGCGCAGCGACGGCGAACTCACAGTGGGTATCCCCGGCGGAGGAGATGTCGATGAGCTGGACGTCGTCGCGCTCGAGCAGCCGCTCGTAGTCCGTCTCGCAGCCCTCCCACCCTAGCCTGCGGGCGGCGCTGCGCACCGCGGCCTCGCTCCGGCCGCAGATCGCGACCATCCTGGGAGCCGGGTCCACGTCGAAGAAGCGCGCGACCTGCCGGTAGGCGTTGGAGTGCACCCGGCCCATGAACCCGTAGCCGACGAGGCCGACCCCGATCTCGCCCACCCCTAACCCACCTCCTCGTAGAGGACCTCTCCGTCCCTCTCGACGGGCACCAGGCGCACCGTCCTCCCCTTCCGGTAGGAGCGCTCGGCCGCCCGGGCCAGGGCGAAGGCCGCCGCAGCGTCCGCACCATCCGGCTTCGCATCGACCTCGCCGCGGACGACGGCGGCGAAGTGTTCCATCTCCCTCCGGTAGGCCTCGGCGAAACGCTCGACGAAGTCGGAGACGTAATCCTGGCACATCCGCCCCGGGGTGAGCGTCTGCACGGCGAAGCGCCGGTGGTCGTCTATCCTGAGCGTCGCTTTGGACCCCATGACCTCGCTCGAGCACTCGTAGCCGTAGCCGGCGACCCGGCTGTTGTCCACGACCCCCAGGGCTCCCGTGACGAAGCGCAGCGCGACGACGGCGTTGTCTATATCCCCTACCTCCTCGAAACCGGGGTCCGAGAGCGCCGCGCCGAAGGCGGTCACCTCCTCTATCTCCCCGATCATCCAGCGGGCCGTGTCGAAGTCGTGCAGCGTCACGTCGGCGAAGAAGCCGCCGGAGCCTTTTATGTACTCGAAGCCTGGGGAGCGCATGTCCCTCAGCGAGGTGCGGAAGAGGTAGACCTCACCGACATCGCCTCCGGCGATCTTCTCGCGCGCGGCGCGGTAGTCGGGGTCGAAGCGGCGGTGGAAGCC
The genomic region above belongs to Rubrobacter calidifluminis and contains:
- the iolG gene encoding inositol 2-dehydrogenase, producing the protein MEPVRVGLVGLGRIGRFHAGNLAGRIPRVELVRVVDADEEIARKIARGLGVSGWSTRYEDLLEDPGIEAVVIASPTPLHAGMVEAAARAGKHVFCEKPLSLDMGRTHEVVRAVRSAGVRMQVGFHRRFDPDYRAAREKIAGGDVGEVYLFRTSLRDMRSPGFEYIKGSGGFFADVTLHDFDTARWMIGEIEEVTAFGAALSDPGFEEVGDIDNAVVALRFVTGALGVVDNSRVAGYGYECSSEVMGSKATLRIDDHRRFAVQTLTPGRMCQDYVSDFVERFAEAYRREMEHFAAVVRGEVDAKPDGADAAAAFALARAAERSYRKGRTVRLVPVERDGEVLYEEVG
- a CDS encoding Gfo/Idh/MocA family protein, with the translated sequence MGEIGVGLVGYGFMGRVHSNAYRQVARFFDVDPAPRMVAICGRSEAAVRSAARRLGWEGCETDYERLLERDDVQLIDISSAGDTHCEFAVAALEAGKHVLCEKPLANTLEEARRMAEAARRAGTVNMVCHNYRRVPAVQLAKSLIDEGRLGEIRHWRAVYLQDWLLDPEAPLTWRLRRETGGAGPLADLGSHLIDLAHFLVGPIAEVVGTAGTFVRERPLPGGDGMGEVTVNEAAAFLARFESGAIGTFEVSPLVPGRKAHECFEINGSNGSIVFDLERMNELRVYFEDEAETAGFRTILVTEPEHPYMEGWWPPGHTIGYEHTFVHTVKDLLEGIKAGESPAPTFEDGYRCQAVIDAVERSLESGGWAKPEIYGEMRR